In Streptomyces violaceusniger Tu 4113, one DNA window encodes the following:
- a CDS encoding FtsK/SpoIIIE domain-containing protein has translation MSQLLLPAVLVALAWTVALATRRPERWPHWRWYLFGYPRTALRVMVTWRKVAHLNDLTVSHQPNRRLLGDLAVKGDPLRTHAPRCSFPWPTPNGLSVRVRLHAGQTPAPFLAAAEALVHAWRVHAVRVVSPERGIVLITATAHDLLEHPDRPTGEVSASLLSAVVGAMETGGAWVMDFRRVPHWLIVGATRSGKSTLIARLITELASQPVALVGIDCKGGMELGLFQQRLSALATCRSQAVAMLGALVVDMQERMRTCRAAGARSIWELPEKERPVPVVVVVDEIAELYLTNGSKEQRAEAEQCSTYLLRLAQLGAALGMHLVVAGQRVGSDLGPGVTALRAQLSGRVCHRVNDPGTAEMTLGDLNKDAVAVAQSIGEAEQGVAVTAGDTGSWMRGRSHLTTPAEAQVTAAEYAGLAFRLAGVARALEDLDAGEGA, from the coding sequence ATGAGTCAGCTTCTCCTCCCTGCCGTGCTGGTGGCGCTGGCCTGGACGGTTGCGCTCGCCACCCGTCGGCCGGAGCGGTGGCCCCACTGGCGTTGGTACCTGTTCGGGTACCCGCGTACCGCGCTGCGGGTGATGGTCACCTGGCGCAAGGTCGCTCACCTCAATGACCTCACTGTCTCCCACCAGCCCAACCGGCGCCTGCTGGGTGACCTGGCGGTCAAGGGCGACCCCTTGCGCACCCACGCCCCGCGCTGCTCCTTCCCCTGGCCCACGCCGAACGGGCTGTCGGTGCGGGTGCGGCTGCACGCGGGCCAGACTCCGGCCCCGTTCCTGGCGGCGGCTGAGGCGTTAGTGCATGCCTGGCGGGTGCACGCGGTGCGGGTCGTCTCCCCCGAACGCGGCATCGTACTGATCACCGCGACGGCCCATGACCTGCTGGAACACCCCGACCGGCCCACGGGGGAGGTGTCGGCGTCGCTGCTGTCGGCGGTGGTCGGCGCAATGGAGACCGGTGGGGCGTGGGTGATGGACTTCCGCCGCGTGCCGCACTGGCTGATCGTCGGCGCCACCCGATCGGGAAAGTCCACGCTGATCGCCCGGCTGATCACCGAACTTGCCTCGCAACCCGTCGCCCTGGTCGGCATCGACTGCAAGGGCGGCATGGAACTGGGCCTGTTCCAACAGCGGCTCTCAGCCCTGGCCACCTGCCGCAGTCAAGCGGTCGCCATGCTCGGCGCCCTGGTGGTCGACATGCAAGAGCGCATGCGCACCTGCCGTGCAGCCGGGGCCCGCTCCATATGGGAGCTGCCGGAGAAGGAACGCCCGGTGCCCGTGGTGGTGGTCGTGGACGAGATAGCTGAGCTCTACCTGACCAACGGGAGCAAGGAGCAGCGGGCGGAGGCTGAGCAGTGCTCGACCTACCTCCTGCGCCTGGCCCAACTCGGGGCGGCACTCGGCATGCATCTGGTGGTGGCCGGACAGCGGGTCGGCTCCGATCTCGGGCCAGGTGTGACGGCGCTGCGCGCCCAGTTGAGCGGGCGTGTCTGCCACCGGGTCAACGATCCGGGCACCGCCGAGATGACCCTGGGTGATCTGAACAAGGATGCCGTGGCGGTGGCGCAGTCCATCGGGGAGGCCGAACAGGGCGTCGCCGTGACCGCGGGTGATACGGGCAGCTGGATGCGCGGGCGGTCCCACCTGACCACCCCCGCCGAGGCCCAAGTCACGGCGGCTGAGTACGCGGGGCTGGCGTTCCGCCTGGCTGGGGTTGCCCGTGCGTTGGAAGACCTGGACGCGGGTGAGGGCGCATGA
- a CDS encoding SCO3933 family regulatory protein: MQSIPVDTTRLGVLRCAVGPEPKIADFESKEVKKDRDGNTVYTVAVTVRQDGRRVSVIEIAVPGEPKGVVEGSEVRVTGLEAFAWAMGDRHGISFRAAAITPIPALASSVTAPAGKGGGA, encoded by the coding sequence ATGCAGTCCATACCTGTGGACACCACCCGACTCGGCGTACTGCGGTGCGCTGTCGGGCCCGAACCGAAGATCGCGGACTTTGAGAGCAAGGAGGTCAAGAAGGACCGGGACGGCAACACGGTCTACACCGTCGCCGTGACAGTGCGGCAGGACGGGCGGCGCGTCTCGGTGATCGAAATCGCCGTCCCCGGAGAACCCAAGGGAGTGGTGGAGGGCTCGGAGGTGCGGGTGACGGGACTGGAGGCGTTCGCCTGGGCAATGGGCGACCGTCACGGCATCAGCTTCCGCGCCGCTGCCATCACCCCTATACCGGCCCTGGCCTCGTCCGTAACGGCCCCGGCGGGTAAGGGCGGTGGTGCCTGA